DNA sequence from the Paenibacillus azoreducens genome:
CTGTTCGATTGAAGCCGTTACCGAGTCCAGCCGATCGATAAACGCCTGCATTTGCTCCTGAACGTCATAGAAAATAGCATTCGTTTCTTTGACGGCCTCCCGTTGTTTGCCGAATAACGGCGTAACCTCGGACAAGGCAATGACCGTTTCGTTCATTTCGTTCATGATGCCGTCCGCAATGCCCGCAACCATTTCGATCGATTGCCTGGATTGCTCGGCAAGTCCACGAATTTCGTCCGCCACGACCATAAAGCCCCTTCCTGCCGCTCCCGCTCTCGCTGCTTCAATGGTGGCGTTTAAAGACAGAATATTCGTTTGCTTCGTAATATTTTGTATGACGTCAAGGACATCAAGCACCGATGAGGCGGTTTCTTTCAAACCGTTGACCCGCTCCGTGAGCGCCGCGGTTTTTTGCCCGGTCAAATCGGTCTGCACCTCCAGCTCTGCCAGCTGATCGATCCCCCGCTTGCTCGATTCCCCGACATTCAAAGCGGAATCTCCCATTTCCCGATTCACTGAAGCAAAATATTTCATTTGCCCTGTGATTTGCTCGGTCAACTCATTGCCTCGCTCCGCTTCCCGGGCAAGATTCGCAGCTCCCGTAGCGAACTGTTCGGTGGATGCCGCTATCTCTCTGGCGGAAATGGCCGTTTTGCGTGAGGCTTCTCCTAGTTCTTTTGCCGTTTCCAACACTTCCAACGCGGTCTTGCTAGTCTGGTCTACGAGCTCTGTGATCTGTTCCATCATTTCATTAAAAGATACGGTCAATTCGCCGATCTCATCCCGGCTTCGATTCTCCATACGCACCTTGAGATTGCCTTTCGCTGCTTCTTGCATCAATTTCTTCATTTTATTGAGTGGTCCCGCGATCGTTCTTGCCATCAAAAAACCGATGGCGATCGCGAGGATAGCTACGATGAATGCTGACAAATAAGTTGTCAACATGATTTTGTTAGCATCTAGGGTTAATTCACCAACAGGAATGACACTTAGCAGTTTCCATCCGGAGGTGCCAAGGGTGCTGTACACCGTCAAGCTCTCCTTCCCCTCCGCATCTTTGCCCTGCAGGCTGTCCTGCTCCTGATCAGTTTTCGCCACGCTCCAGATCTGGTTGTATCCCCGGTCTCCTTGGGGAGCGGACGTGGCGATCAATCGTTGATCGGCCGTGACAAGCTGTACGACGGATTTTTTTCCGAGGCTGATTTTTCCCAGCTCTTCCCCAAGGATCGAGCTTTTGATGTCGGCAACGACCACATATCCCGTTCCCAGCGAACCGGTTAGCGATTTTACCATGCGGAACAGGGAGGTCGGCCCGCCCGCTTCGGGAGCAACTTGGTCCGGCATCCACAGGGTTCGGCCGGAATCCAGCGATTCGCTAAACCATTCCGACTGCTTTGCCCCCTCCAGGAAATCATCATCCTTCATCCCTGTAGTCACGCTTTGCATCGAATCATTTTCGGGGATTAGGTACACCCCCAGTACCCCGGGGTTTGAAAAAGCCCAATTCCCCAAAGCAGAGACCAGCTTCTGCTTGATGATAATTTGCTGTCTGGCATCCGTTCCTGCAAGTGAGCCTTGACGGACAAGCTCCTGAATTTCTTTGCCGAACAAGGATTGCTGCAGCGAATTTTCATAACGTTCCAGGACCAAATCCAACTTCTCGGCTGTCTGGTTGACGGTTTGTTGGTTCGACGACTTGGCGATAGTTTTGATGGTACTTTTCGACATCTGATAAGATACGCTTCCAAGACACAATACAAAAGCAAGGGTCGCAAAAAAGAAGATCATAAACAGCCGTGCCCCCACCGATTTGGAGGGGTGAACCTTGAGTTCGCGAAAGCCAGAAATGAGACGTCTCTTAACTATAAGTATTTTTTTTATCACGCTGATTCCCCTCTTGTGACCGTCTCCAATACGCTTCAAAATCCTGGGGTTTCGGGCTACACCCCTGATATTTCAGCAATTCTTCAATTGGATCGTTCACCAATTTTATTTTCCCCCAGAAACTCAAAAACGGATAATTCTTCGTAGAGTTATCCGTTTTTCGAAATGTATGGTTAGCTAGATTTCAGAATATTAGTTAGTAGTCAAAAATTACATGATGCCGATTTCGGCATCATCACCGACTTCTTCATGCGTTGCTTTCACGTAATCGACGATTTCTTGGACTGTCGTGTACGCCACACCTACATACGTATCAGCTGCACCATAATAAATCGCAATTTTGCCGGAACCTGCATCCGTCAACGTTGCGCAAGGGAACACAACATTGGGCACGAAACCGCGTTCCTCGTACCACTCTTCCGGTGTTAGCACGTATGTGCTAGAGCGATATTTGACTTTGGACGGCTCGTCTTTATCGAGGATAACCGCACCCATGCTGTACACAAGCCCGTTGCAAGTGCCCGTTACGCCATGGTAGAACATCAGCCAACCTTCCGTCGTTTCGATTGGAGCAGGGCCGCCGCCGATTTTGACGGATTGCCACCAGCCTTGACCGCCCTTAGTCATGACATGGCGGTGTTTGCCCCAATAGACGAAATCCGGGCTTTCACTCAGGAACACGTCACCAAACGGCGTATGTCCGCTATCGCTTGGACGGGATAACATCACGAAATTACCGTTAATTCTTTTAGGAAACAGAACGCCGTTCCGGTTAAACGGCAGGAACGGATTTCCCAAACGCACGAACGTTTTGAAATCAGTCGTTTTCGCCACCCCGATGGACGCTCCATAAAAATCAGTGCACCAGATGATATAATAAGTATCTTCTACCTTCACCAAGCGCGGATCGTAAGCATAATTTGGCTGGAACGGCTTGCCTTGCTCGTCTACAAACGAAATGCGCTCTTCTTCAATATTCCAATTCAGTGCGTCATCACTCCACCCCAAGTGCAAATGAGGGCGGCCATTGATCGTTTCGGCTCGAAATACGCCCACAAATTTGCCTTCATAAGGAACAACCGCACTGTTGAAAATACGCGCGATGCCTTTGGCCGGATTTCTTTTGACGACCGGGTTGTCGCTATGTCTCCAAACGGGACCAACAGCTCCCTCAGGTTTGTTTTGCCACGGAATATTCGGTAGATTCTCTCCAATAATTTTGACAGTAGTCATGTAGTATTCCCCTTCCAAATCATATAATAAATTTTATTTCACTGAGCCTTGCGAAAAACCGTTGTATATATATTTTTGCAACGACAAGAACACGACTAGAATCGGAATAATCGTAATCATAATGCCCGCGCAAATCACTTCCCACTGTGAACCGTAAGGACCTTTGAATTTGAAAAGAGCGGTGGATAATACTTGAAGGTCTTCGCTCGGCATGTATAAAAAGGGAGTATAAAAGTCGTTATAAATGTTTACACCTTTCACAATGATGACCGTCACAATAGCCGGGGCGAGTAAAGGCAAAATGATTCGCCAATAAATCGTGAAGTAAGACGCTCCGTCCAACATCGCAGATTCGTCCAGCGATTCTGATATCGAATCCAGGAACTGCATGAAAATATATACTGCAATAATGTCCGTCCCTAGATAAAGAAGGATTGGTGCAAACCGTGTATCCACCAAGTGGAAGAAGTTGATGATCCTATATGTCGCAACTTGAGTCGTTACGCTGGGAATCAACGTGGCTAGAAGGAACGCACCCATCAACAGTTTATTTCCGCGGAATTTAAAACGGTTTAATACGTAAGCGATCATAGAACCAATCAAAGTCGCCCCAATAATGGAGACAACTAGGATGATGATCGTGTTTCCAAAACCAAGCAGCATTTTCCCGTTGACAAAGGCTTTCGTATAGTTGGAAAAATTAAGCCAGTTGTCTGGAGGAGTAAGCGGACTTGTTGCCCCGTATTCCTGATTCGTTTTGAAGGAGGCAAACAACACGACGATAATAGGAATCAGAGCAACAAACGCGCCAAATAGCAAGCTTGCGTATTTGACTACATTGGCTACACTGTATCTCAGTCTGTACATTCTATTTGTCCTCCTTGATCAGCAGCTTTTGAAGCAAGGTTACAATAATCACGATGAACAAGAGTACGACCGCCATCGCAGAAGCCAGGCCCAGCTTATTGAATTTAAACGCGGTGTTCACCGTCTGGATGACAAACGTGTTACTACCGTTGGAACCACCGGTCATAATATATGGAATGTCGAAGGCGCTGATAGCGCCACTGATTGCCAAGATCAGATTCAACTGAACAATACTTTTAATGCTTGGGAGAATAATGTGGCGGAACTGATGCCAGCGGTTGGCACCGTCAATATCCGCAGCTTCATATACATCCTTGCCGATAGAGGAGATTGCGCCCAGAAAAATAATAAAGTTAAAACCCATATATCTCCATACAGACGCACCGGAGAGGGAGATATTAATGATGTTGGGATTCAGCAGCCAACCCTGCGTATATTCGCCCAAACCGAAAGATTGCATCAACGTGTCAAGTGTACCGTCCGGTCTGAAGAAGAACAGAAAAATAAAACCGATTGCTACACCGTTCAGTAAGTAAGGGAAGAATAATACCCCTTTAAAAAAATTTTTTAGACGCACCTTAAAACTGAGAATGGTAGCAAAATAAAGAGCAATCGCCATTTGCACAAAGGAACCTACAAAATAATACAAACTCACTTTAAATACGGTAAAATATTTGGAATCTGTAAAAATTGTTTTGTAATTATCAAACCCAACGTAATCGTAATGCTTACTATATCCGTTCCAGTCGGTGAAACTGTATTTGAACATATTGAATACGGGCAAGTACGAAAACGTGAACAGTAAAGTGACGGGAATTAGCGAGAAAAGCACGATGATTAATTTTCGCTGCGTTTTGTAGCTTAAGTTTTTGAACACCACTCACACCTCCAATAGTCTTGCTGCGTATGGTTTCCTATCTTTATAAGCCAAATATAAGGGAAACGCACCCATTTAAACTGTACCCTATCGAGTAGACACTTTAAAAAAGTCTCTCGATAGGGTACTTTTGTCTATAACAAGAAGATGGGAAAGAGGAATGGTATGAGCAAGAAAATATTCACAGATAAAGAAATCAAGCTGTTATCTAACAATCCTTATGTGAAGTCCGTATCTTCAAAGGCAATTACGTATACGGATGCGTTTAAGCAATTGTTCATCTCAGAGAGCAACCAAGGCAAGCTGCCAAGAGAAATATTTGAAGAATGTGGTTTTGACGTAACCGTCATCGGGGTCCAAAGAGTCAAATCCTCAGGGAATAGATGGCGTGCGAGCTACCAGGAGAACGGAATCTTAGGTTTGCAGGATACAAGAAGCCAAGCATCAGGAAGACCTCTTAAACGGGAACTGACGCTGGAAGAGAAGTATGCCAGGTTGGAAGCTCAGAACAACTTGTTAAAAGCGGAGAACGAGTTGTTAAAAAAGATTCGTTTTGCAGAAAGGGGGCAGAGCGAGAAATAAGGCTGTCACCTAGCCAGAAATATATCCTTATTCATACGATCATCGAGAAATATCAGCTCCACCGTATGGTCAATTATTTATGTAAGGTGTCAGGTGTCTCCAGAAGTGGATATTACAGGTACTGGTCTTCTGAAGCAACGCAAAAGAGAAGCCAGAAGGAACAGCGAGATGAGCAGCTAAGAGAAGTAATCTTAAAAGCATTTCATTTCAAAAGACGAAAGAAAGGGGCCCGTTCCATCAAGATGACATTGGAGGGGCAGTTTAAGGTAATCTACAATTTGAAACGGATTAGGAGGATTATGAAGAAATACGACATTGTATGTCCCTTCAGAAAGGCCAATCCCTATAAACGGATGATGAAGGCTACCCAGGAGCACAGGGTCGTTCCTAATCTGCTGAACCGGGAGTTTAAGCAGAACATCCCAGGTAAGGTATTGCTGACTGATATCACCTATTTATTTTACGGATCAGGTAAAAAAGCTTACTTATCAACAATCAAAGACAGCTCAACCAATGAAATCTTGGCATATCATGTGTCAGATCGGATCACCATGGATCTTGCGACAGATACTCTCCTGAAACTTAAGAAAAATCGAAGGTTTAAGAGAGCCGATGGTGCCTTCATTCATTCTGATCAGGGATCTCATTATACACATCCGGATTTTCAAAAAATGGTTAAGAAAATGAAATTGAAACAATCCATGTCTAGGCGAGGAAACTGCTGGGATAACGCCCCTCAGGAATCCTTTTTTGGCCATTTTAAAGATCAGGCTTCCATTAAACCTTGTTTGACTTTGCACGAGTTAAAACAGGAGATTAAGGACTACATAACCTATTACAACCACTACAGGTATCAATGGAATTTAAAAAAGATGACCCCTGTTCAATACAGAGATCATCTTCTTCAATCTGCCTAGACTTTTTTTAAATGTCCTTTACATAGGGTACAGTTTAATTATGCGTTCCCCTTTTTTTCTGGCACTTGATCTGCTTCTTGCTGACTATTCTTTCGTTACTTTCGCGCGAGAGTTCACCCATGCGTCATTCAAGTCTTTCATGATGTCGTCATAGGATTCGTTCAGATTACCGATTGCCGCTTCGATAATACGCTTTTTGAACCCTTCCTGCCAGAGACCAATTTCGGCATCCTTGTCGATTTTATCGACCAGACCTTCTTGCCCTTCCTTGGCAGGTGCTTGCAATTCAAATTTTACATCAGTGCCTTCGAATGCTTTCAAGGATTCTGGGAGCGGAGCGCCTACTACCGGACTCATACCACCAGCCACTTCTGTTGGATACCCGGATTCTTTGACGAACCATTCGATCCACGCTCTGGCCGCTTCTTTGTTCTTACTGTGCTTGCTGATTCCGAGCAGATAATCGTCAGATAACGGCATAATTACTTCAGAAGCATTAGTCGGGAACGGCATGTAAGCAATATCATCAGGATTTGCCGCCAATTCCTTCACTTGAGCGATCGCCCAGGAACCGAGCACCATTGTACCAATTTTCCCATTCGCCATATCCCCTTTTGAAGCCTCCCAGTTTGTTGTCGTAGGGTCAGCTTCGATCAAGCCTTCTTTGGCTGCATCATACAATACCTTATAAAGTTCGTAGTGAGGTTTGCCAGGGACGAAGTTTTCATCTGTATTCGGCTGTTCCACATTGACGTAATCAACGCTCCCGGCTACCGTTGTCAAAACGGATTCCCATTGGTTCAACGGCCAGCTGTCCGCATAATTGGTATACAGAGGAACCGCATCGCCTTTTTCTTTAATCTTCTTCAATGCATCCAGAAATTCAGCGGGAGTTTTGGGAGGCGTCGCTATACCTGCATCTGCAAACACCTTTTTGTTATACAAAATGCCCGAAAAGTTAACAGCAGTCGGAATTCCGTAAGCTTTGCCTTCTACCATTCGTTCTTCCAGACCGATATATTCTTTGCTCAGCTCGCTATATTCGCCGAGCGGCTCGAAGAACTCAGGGAGATCCTTAATCGGAATACTAGTCGGCAACAACAATACATCGCCATAGTCGTCCGAATTCATGCGGACCAAAACTTGTCCTTCATAGTCAGACAAAGCTTGGAAGTTTACTTTTACCTTTGGATATTTTTCGTTGAATTTTGTTGCGTAATCCTTGAAAACTGTATCTACAATATCCGTTCTTTGCGTAAGTACGGTAATTTCACCGGAGACTTCTCCCCCGGATTGTTCAGTCGCCGCGTTGTTTGCGCCAGAGGCATTCCCTTGCGCGTTGTTCTCCGCATTGTTATTCTTGGATCCGCATCCTGCCAGCATCGTCAACACCAGCACCAAAGCAATGAAACCGAGAACTTTTTTGTTTTTCTTCACTTTCACTTACCCCTTTCGGTTAACTTAAATTAAGTTATCGATAAACTACGCTTTAATTCTATATTGAATACGCTTTCCCGTCAATCACTAATTTATTCTTAGCGAGGATTTTAACTAATACGTAAAGTGCAAATTAATTTTTTATTAACTGTCTCTTTATATTTACAGTGTGAATAATGTATACTGATTCTAAATCATAAAGCTGATTCCGTATAAAGCTTGACAGGACGGTGAATAAAGTTAATGAAAAGTAACATAACGATGAAGGATATCGCCAATAAATTGGGGGTCAGCAGCGTAACGGTATCTAAAGCGCTTAATGATAAAGAAGGCGTAAGCGACAATTTGAAGCTCAAAATTAAAAAAGTCGCTGGTGAAATGGGTTATCGTTTTAATTCTGCAGCGAAGTCCATCAAAGATGGACTCTCCTATAATATCGGCGTTATGATCCCTCAGCGTTTCACGGGCTTGAACGATTCCTTCTATCTTCGTGTTTATCAAGAAATCGCCGTACAACTGGACCATTACGGATATTTCGGGATCTTGAATATTTTGAGTAGCGATGAAGAAGAGGAACTAAGTTTCCCAAGAGTGTATAGCGAGAATAAAGTGGATGGCATCATAATTTTGGGCCAAATCAGCAAAAAATATATCGAAACGGTGCAAAATATGGATTTACCCAAGCTGTTTCTTGATTTCTATGATGAGCATGCCATGATCGATTCGATAGTTACCGATAACTTTTACGGTGCTTACGAATTAACGAACTATTTGATTCAAAACGGTCATCGGGACATCGCCTATGTTGGCAATGTACATTCTACAAGTAGCATTCAGGACCGTTTCCTCGGGTATTACAAATCCCTGTTGGAACACGGGCTGAAGTTTGAGGAACGCCTGCTGCTGAATGACCGGGACGAACGCGGCTATTATATCGATATCGAGCTTCCGGATCGCATGCCAACAGCCTTCGTTTGCAACTGTGACCAGGTAGCCTATAATTTATGTGAGCGCTTAAGAGGGGCGGGTTATCGAATTCCTGATGATTGCTCCGTGGTCGGCTTCGATAACGACATTTATGCCACTTTAAATTCACCTCAACTAACAACGGTAGAAGTAGATATTGAGCAAATGGCACGAACTGCCGTTAAGTCAATCATGGATAAGGTGTCGAACCCAAATCGCCGAAACGGGAGAGTCCTCGTGCATGGCAAAATTATCTATCGTCAATCCGTTCGAAATATATCGGATAGCCCAGTGGTCCTCTAACAAATCTTGCTTAAAATGTACAACCGTCGAGAAATCGGCGGTTTTTTTGTTGGAATATAAAAATGTGGATCACTAACAAGTACATAAATAAAACAGTTGAATTTTCAATACTCTTGGATTTATATTAGTATCTATACAGATGATTTGTTATTATAAATAATCGAATATCATTATAACAAATCGTTAATTTGTTAGTGAGGTGAATGAAATTCAAACCTTAAATCAATATGTTGCAGGCATGACCTGGGGGTTCATGGGTGTCCGAGGAACTTGGGCCACGGAGCAAGCGGAGACATCTATGGAGATGATGGCCGAAAGAACTGGAGTCAATTGGACAGCGATCGCTTTCACCGCGCATCAAGCGACAGCCTTTTCTACGAAAATCCCTTATTGGAAGGAACCGACAGTCACCGATGAAGAAGTTAGATGGGCAATTCGGAAAGCAAAGTCGCTCGGACTCCATGTTTGTTTAAAACCGATCGTCAACTGTGCAGATGGTACGTGGCGTGCG
Encoded proteins:
- a CDS encoding methyl-accepting chemotaxis protein yields the protein MSKSTIKTIAKSSNQQTVNQTAEKLDLVLERYENSLQQSLFGKEIQELVRQGSLAGTDARQQIIIKQKLVSALGNWAFSNPGVLGVYLIPENDSMQSVTTGMKDDDFLEGAKQSEWFSESLDSGRTLWMPDQVAPEAGGPTSLFRMVKSLTGSLGTGYVVVADIKSSILGEELGKISLGKKSVVQLVTADQRLIATSAPQGDRGYNQIWSVAKTDQEQDSLQGKDAEGKESLTVYSTLGTSGWKLLSVIPVGELTLDANKIMLTTYLSAFIVAILAIAIGFLMARTIAGPLNKMKKLMQEAAKGNLKVRMENRSRDEIGELTVSFNEMMEQITELVDQTSKTALEVLETAKELGEASRKTAISAREIAASTEQFATGAANLAREAERGNELTEQITGQMKYFASVNREMGDSALNVGESSKRGIDQLAELEVQTDLTGQKTAALTERVNGLKETASSVLDVLDVIQNITKQTNILSLNATIEAARAGAAGRGFMVVADEIRGLAEQSRQSIEMVAGIADGIMNEMNETVIALSEVTPLFGKQREAVKETNAIFYDVQEQMQAFIDRLDSVTASIEQLVVSQGVLSESMGNVSAVAQQSSATSDEVASLSGEQQNVSEMLVQLSNNLEQASTKLEQKLALFKI
- a CDS encoding glycoside hydrolase family 130 protein, whose amino-acid sequence is MTTVKIIGENLPNIPWQNKPEGAVGPVWRHSDNPVVKRNPAKGIARIFNSAVVPYEGKFVGVFRAETINGRPHLHLGWSDDALNWNIEEERISFVDEQGKPFQPNYAYDPRLVKVEDTYYIIWCTDFYGASIGVAKTTDFKTFVRLGNPFLPFNRNGVLFPKRINGNFVMLSRPSDSGHTPFGDVFLSESPDFVYWGKHRHVMTKGGQGWWQSVKIGGGPAPIETTEGWLMFYHGVTGTCNGLVYSMGAVILDKDEPSKVKYRSSTYVLTPEEWYEERGFVPNVVFPCATLTDAGSGKIAIYYGAADTYVGVAYTTVQEIVDYVKATHEEVGDDAEIGIM
- a CDS encoding carbohydrate ABC transporter permease, yielding MYRLRYSVANVVKYASLLFGAFVALIPIIVVLFASFKTNQEYGATSPLTPPDNWLNFSNYTKAFVNGKMLLGFGNTIIILVVSIIGATLIGSMIAYVLNRFKFRGNKLLMGAFLLATLIPSVTTQVATYRIINFFHLVDTRFAPILLYLGTDIIAVYIFMQFLDSISESLDESAMLDGASYFTIYWRIILPLLAPAIVTVIIVKGVNIYNDFYTPFLYMPSEDLQVLSTALFKFKGPYGSQWEVICAGIMITIIPILVVFLSLQKYIYNGFSQGSVK
- a CDS encoding carbohydrate ABC transporter permease, whose product is MFKNLSYKTQRKLIIVLFSLIPVTLLFTFSYLPVFNMFKYSFTDWNGYSKHYDYVGFDNYKTIFTDSKYFTVFKVSLYYFVGSFVQMAIALYFATILSFKVRLKNFFKGVLFFPYLLNGVAIGFIFLFFFRPDGTLDTLMQSFGLGEYTQGWLLNPNIINISLSGASVWRYMGFNFIIFLGAISSIGKDVYEAADIDGANRWHQFRHIILPSIKSIVQLNLILAISGAISAFDIPYIMTGGSNGSNTFVIQTVNTAFKFNKLGLASAMAVVLLFIVIIVTLLQKLLIKEDK
- a CDS encoding IS3 family transposase (programmed frameshift), which codes for MSKKIFTDKEIKLLSNNPYVKSVSSKAITYTDAFKQLFISESNQGKLPREIFEECGFDVTVIGVQRVKSSGNRWRASYQENGILGLQDTRSQASGRPLKRELTLEEKYARLEAQNNLLKAENELLKKIRFCRKGAEREIRLSPSQKYILIHTIIEKYQLHRMVNYLCKVSGVSRSGYYRYWSSEATQKRSQKEQRDEQLREVILKAFHFKRRKKGARSIKMTLEGQFKVIYNLKRIRRIMKKYDIVCPFRKANPYKRMMKATQEHRVVPNLLNREFKQNIPGKVLLTDITYLFYGSGKKAYLSTIKDSSTNEILAYHVSDRITMDLATDTLLKLKKNRRFKRADGAFIHSDQGSHYTHPDFQKMVKKMKLKQSMSRRGNCWDNAPQESFFGHFKDQASIKPCLTLHELKQEIKDYITYYNHYRYQWNLKKMTPVQYRDHLLQSA
- a CDS encoding ABC transporter substrate-binding protein; this encodes MKKNKKVLGFIALVLVLTMLAGCGSKNNNAENNAQGNASGANNAATEQSGGEVSGEITVLTQRTDIVDTVFKDYATKFNEKYPKVKVNFQALSDYEGQVLVRMNSDDYGDVLLLPTSIPIKDLPEFFEPLGEYSELSKEYIGLEERMVEGKAYGIPTAVNFSGILYNKKVFADAGIATPPKTPAEFLDALKKIKEKGDAVPLYTNYADSWPLNQWESVLTTVAGSVDYVNVEQPNTDENFVPGKPHYELYKVLYDAAKEGLIEADPTTTNWEASKGDMANGKIGTMVLGSWAIAQVKELAANPDDIAYMPFPTNASEVIMPLSDDYLLGISKHSKNKEAARAWIEWFVKESGYPTEVAGGMSPVVGAPLPESLKAFEGTDVKFELQAPAKEGQEGLVDKIDKDAEIGLWQEGFKKRIIEAAIGNLNESYDDIMKDLNDAWVNSRAKVTKE
- a CDS encoding substrate-binding domain-containing protein, which codes for MKSNITMKDIANKLGVSSVTVSKALNDKEGVSDNLKLKIKKVAGEMGYRFNSAAKSIKDGLSYNIGVMIPQRFTGLNDSFYLRVYQEIAVQLDHYGYFGILNILSSDEEEELSFPRVYSENKVDGIIILGQISKKYIETVQNMDLPKLFLDFYDEHAMIDSIVTDNFYGAYELTNYLIQNGHRDIAYVGNVHSTSSIQDRFLGYYKSLLEHGLKFEERLLLNDRDERGYYIDIELPDRMPTAFVCNCDQVAYNLCERLRGAGYRIPDDCSVVGFDNDIYATLNSPQLTTVEVDIEQMARTAVKSIMDKVSNPNRRNGRVLVHGKIIYRQSVRNISDSPVVL